The Chiloscyllium punctatum isolate Juve2018m chromosome 28, sChiPun1.3, whole genome shotgun sequence genome includes a region encoding these proteins:
- the LOC140453995 gene encoding transcriptional repressor p66-beta-like produces MNVQPHVQSSLTTAGGASPALSSPGGLSDPASSQAAAKLALRKQLEKTLLEIPPPKPSPPMLNFLPSAANNEFIYMLGLEEVVQSVIESQGKGRLQLSQIDPFVCSQCRTDFTPHWKQERSGSILCEQCVTSNQKKALKAEHTNRLKTAFVKALQQEQEIEQRIQQQAATVSVSPTSAPTGVPMSKPEPVIRHHPLRQQPPQSQSSLQRGLHTSARSVLSNFAQGPQLHVASGLLGMPGKHAVRSGAPSRGQRPYFTSSGVSMSYINAGVGGQKGSSLADRQREYLLDMIPPRPISQSISTPK; encoded by the exons ATGAACGTCCAGCCCCACGTGCAGTCGAGCCTGACGACAGCAGGGGGCGCCAGCCCGGCACTGTCCAGCCCCGGCGGCCTGAGTGACCCGGCCAGTAGCCAGGCTGCTGCCAAGCTGGCCCTGCGCAAGCAGCTCGAGAAGACCCTCCTGGAGATCCCACCCCCCAAGCCCTCGCCGCCGATGCTCAACTTCCTGCCCAGCGCTGCCAACAACGAGTTCATCTACATGCTGGGCCTGGAGGAGGTGGTGCAGAGCGTCATCGAGAGCCAAG GGAAGGGGCGATTGCAGCTGTCGCAGATCGACCCGTTTGTGTGCTCCCAGTGTCGGACGGACTTCACTCCCCACTGGAAGCAGGAGCGGAGCGGGAGCATCCTGTGTGAGCAATGCGTGACCTCCAACCAGAAGAAGGCGCTCAAGGCGGAGCACACCAACCGGCTGAAGACCGCGTTTGTCAAAGCCTTGCAGCAGGAGCAG gaAATCGAGCAGCGGATACAGCAGCAAGCAGCGACCGTCTCGGTGTCTCCGACGTCTGCACCCACCGGTGTGCCAATGAGTAAACCCGAGCCGGTGATCAGGCACCACCCTCTCCGCCAG CAGCCGCCCCAGTCCCAGTCATCGCTCCAGCGAGGGCTCCACACCTCCGCTCGCAGTGTGCTCTCCAACTTTGCCCAGGGCCCCCAGCTGCACGTGGCCAGCGGTCTCCTAGGCATGCCAGGTAAGCATGCAGTGCGGAGCGGAGCCCCCAGCCGAGGACAAAGGCCGTACTTCACCAGCTCAG GGGTCAGCATGTCGTACATCAATGCTGGGGTCGGAGGTCAGAAGGGCTCGTCCTTGGCGGACCGTCAGCGCGAGTATCTGCTGGACATGATCCCCCCCAGGCCCATCTCACAGTCCATCAGCACGCCCAAGTGA